One genomic window of Chiloscyllium punctatum isolate Juve2018m chromosome 23, sChiPun1.3, whole genome shotgun sequence includes the following:
- the LOC140493988 gene encoding myb/SANT-like DNA-binding domain-containing protein 2, giving the protein MAGFINRRSICGDIPGLERRKFLTVRPYIRLLETACPTWLPFNLDSKDQFHELSGFGLYAIGYNTRWNPKIRYYLTKLSSRGSKLIDSFLTQGGKGHKVIEMKVEARKWRTVFYKYVDMTVSEMECLQLLQRVKWMPLRRCTSEDVLSRITEESGLLAIGCSELNIEVRMNVSDLDGIDDWADDSSEDQAVSPESDTERDSELSGVSQVKYCYIEAVATSIRDQLMKLLQSPVNMIDDQHSCADIHHFIWHPSSMDQSKLYCKWYPVKPDVLKHGCIQECVESALGYRLQYKKPGTCRTR; this is encoded by the exons ATGGCTG GATTTATTAACCGGAGATCAATATGTGGGGATATTCCAGGCCTGGAGAG GAGAAAGTTCTTGACAGTTCGTCCCTACATTCGACTGCTAGAAACTGCATGCCCCACTTGGTTACCTTTTAACTTAGATTCCAAAGACCAGTTCCATGAACTCTCTGGGTTTGGTCTTTATGCCATTGGATACAACACACGCTGGAATCCCAAGATCCGCTATTACTTGACAAAGCTGAGCAGCAGGGGCTCAAAGCTGATTGATTCCTTCCTTACTCAAGGTGGCAAAGGTCACAAGGTAATTGAGATGAAAGTGGAGGCTAGAAAATGGAGAACCGTGTTCTACAAGTACGTGGACATGACAGTAAGTGAGATGGAATGCCTCCAGCTCCTCCAGCGAGTAAAATGGATGCCATTGCGCAGATGTACTTCTGAAGATGTCCTTTCTCGCATCACAGAGGAAAGTGGTCTTTTGGCAATAGGCTGCAGTGAACTGAACATTGAG GTAAGAATGAATGTTTCAGACTTAGATGGCATTGATGACTGGGCTGATGACTCATCTGAGGACCAGGCTGTCTCCCCAGAGTCAGATACTGAGCGAGACAGTGAACTCAGTGGAGTAAGTCAAGTCAAATACTGCTACATAGAAGCTGTGGCAACAAGTATTCGGGATCAGCTCATGAAACTACTCCAAAGTCCAGTGAATATGATTGATGATCAACATTCCTGTGCAGATATCCATCATTTCATCTGGCATCCATCTTCAATGGATCAGAGTAAACTTTACTGTAAGTGGTATCCAGTAAAGCCTGATGTCCTCAAACATGGCtgcattcaggaatgtgtggagtcAGCCCTGGGCTACAGACTCCAGTATAAGAAACCTGGGACATGCAGGACAAGATAG